In a single window of the Silurus meridionalis isolate SWU-2019-XX chromosome 8, ASM1480568v1, whole genome shotgun sequence genome:
- the foxa2 gene encoding forkhead box protein A2 gives MLGAVKMEGHEHADWSTYYGEPECYTSVGNMNTGLGMNSMNTYMSMSGMSTAANITANTMNMSYVNTGMSPSMTGMSPGAGAMAGMGPGMTGMSAALSPSMSPMTAQAPSMNALSSYTNMNAMSPMYSQSNINRSRDPKTYRRSYTHAKPPYSYISLITMAIQQSPSKMLTLSEIYQWIMDLFPFYRQNQQRWQNSIRHSLSFNDCFVKVPRSPDKPGKGSFWTLHPDSGNMFENGCYLRRQKRFKCEKSSSKESGRKSSEPGSHSSSESCNGNESPNSNSSVSEHKRSLSDLKSNPGMSPEHNAASPVSQHHQQQQQQQQQHLMAQHHAVLAHDAHLKPDHHYSFNHPFSINNLMSSEQQHHHKMDLKTYEQVMHYGYSSPMAGALSMGSMAAKTGFDSSSLGADTSYYQGVYSRPIMNSS, from the exons ATGCTCGGGGCTGTCAAAATGGAAGGACACGAACACGCGGACTGGAGCACCTACTATGGAGAGCCTGAG TGTTACACCTCTGTCGGCAATATGAACACCGGACTGGGAATGAACTCTATGAACACGTACATGAGCATGTCTGGAATGAGCACAGCCGCGAACATTACGGCCAACACCATGAACATGTCGTACGTTAACACAGGCATGAGCCCGTCCATGACTGGCATGTCTCCGGGCGCAGGTGCTATGGCGGGAATGGGCCCGGGCATGACGGGTATGAGCGCAGCACTGAGCCCGAGCATGAGCCCAATGACGGCTCAAGCGCCTTCCATGAACGCTTTAAGCTCTTACACAAACATGAACGCCATGAGCCCGATGTACAGCCAGTCTAATATCAACCGGTCCCGCGACCCCAAAACGTACCGCAGGAGCTACACGCACGCCAAGCCACCGTATTCATACATCTCCCTGATTACTATGGCCATCCAGCAGTCTCCGAGCAAGATGCTAACCCTAAGCGAGATCTACCAGTGGATCATGGACCTGTTCCCCTTTTACCGACAAAACCAGCAGCGCTGGCAGAACTCCATCCGCCACTCACTATCTTTCAACGACTGCTTCGTGAAAGTGCCTCGCTCGCCCGACAAACCTGGCAAAGGCTCGTTCTGGACCCTGCATCCCGACTCGGGCAACATGTTTGAGAACGGCTGCTATCTGCGCCGCCAGAAGCGCTTCAAGTGCGAAAAATCTTCCAGCAAGGAATCTGGCCGGAAGTCATCCGAACCTGGGTCACACAGCAGCTCCGAAAGCTGCAACGGCAACGAGTCCCCAAACTCGAACTCCTCCGTCAGCGAGCACAAAAGATCACTGTCAGACCTGAAGTCGAACCCCGGGATGAGTCCAGAACACAACGCCGCCTCGCCCgtttcccagcaccaccaacagcagcagcagcagcagcagcagcatctaATGGCGCAGCATCACGCGGTTCTCGCGCACGACGCGCACTTAAAGCCAGACCATCACTACTCTTTCAACCACCCGTTTTCCATCAACAACCTTATGTCGTCCGAGCAACAGCATCACCACAAAATGGACCTGAAAACTTACGAGCAGGTGATGCATTACGGCTACAGCTCGCCGATGGCTGGCGCTCTTTCCATGGGCTCCATGGCGGCGAAAACGGGTTTCGACTCATCGTCGTTAGGAGCGGACACGTCCTATTACCAAGGCGTGTATTCAAGACCCATCATGAACTCATCTTAG